A region from the uncultured Bacteroides sp. genome encodes:
- a CDS encoding TonB-dependent receptor, whose product MKKNSILVALALLGTINVWADDVTKDTLKVVDVEEVVIIATPKENLKLREQPASSTILSQQDMRDDQIYSIKDLTSVVPNLFIPDYGSKLTSAIYIRGAGSRINTPSVGLYVDNVPYMDKSAFDFNYADIERIDVLRGPQGTLYGRSAMGGLIRVYTKSPFDYQGTDLRLSAGTYNQYTGSVTHYHRVSNKFAFSTGAFYDYAGGFFKNTYLDKKIDRTNAAGGRFRGIYLPTANLKLDLNVSYEYSDQGGYPYGLYDKETGKTADPAYNEQSSYYRNLLNAGLNLEYQAKKFTLSSVTGFQHLKDRMFMDQDFSIADMFNLIQKQKQSTISQEFTFKSKGNKRWQWVTGVSGFYQWLDMNAPVTFKQDGLSMIQEYMDEAMASTPVRVKILNETMPISGRFNMPTMGAALFHESTFNNVIWEGLSATIGLRADYENMKIAYNSGCVLSTQTYMNGAAMGGATDNEYIIVGKEKNDYWILLPKFALKYAFNNRNNIYASVTRGHRSGGYNVQMFSDLIEGQMTTQSSTNNVKDVISYKPEYAWNYELGSHFTLWEGKLWADMATFVMDTRDQQIAQFSPSQMGRMMVNAGHSRSYGAELALRAKLTNALSMNTSYGYTNATFINFDDGQANYKDKHVPFIPQQTLTVGAEYAVKCDEHSMFDEVRFLVNYSGAGKIYWTESNDVAQNFYGTVNWKICTSIGNAQIDLWSRNFLNKKYNTFYFESSGQGYAQQARPMQFGVDLRCRF is encoded by the coding sequence ATGAAAAAAAACAGTATCCTTGTTGCTCTGGCTTTGCTGGGCACAATCAATGTATGGGCTGACGACGTAACTAAAGACACGCTTAAGGTGGTGGACGTGGAAGAGGTCGTTATCATTGCCACCCCGAAAGAAAACCTCAAACTTCGCGAACAACCTGCATCTTCCACCATCCTGTCTCAACAAGACATGAGAGATGATCAGATATATTCCATTAAAGACCTCACATCTGTAGTACCTAACCTCTTTATTCCCGATTATGGTTCCAAACTAACATCGGCAATCTACATCAGAGGGGCAGGATCACGCATTAACACTCCGAGTGTGGGCCTATATGTAGATAACGTACCGTATATGGATAAGTCGGCCTTTGACTTCAATTATGCCGATATAGAACGCATAGACGTATTACGTGGGCCACAAGGTACGCTTTACGGACGTAGTGCTATGGGAGGACTTATTCGTGTTTACACCAAGTCTCCTTTCGATTATCAAGGTACCGATCTTCGCCTTAGCGCAGGTACTTACAATCAGTATACCGGTTCGGTAACGCACTATCATAGAGTATCCAATAAGTTTGCATTCTCTACCGGCGCTTTTTATGATTATGCGGGAGGTTTCTTTAAAAACACCTATCTCGATAAGAAGATTGATCGTACAAATGCAGCCGGAGGACGTTTTCGCGGCATTTATCTACCTACTGCTAATTTGAAACTCGACCTAAACGTAAGTTACGAATATAGCGATCAAGGCGGATATCCCTATGGACTCTACGATAAAGAGACAGGAAAGACAGCCGACCCGGCTTACAATGAGCAGAGTAGCTATTACCGAAATCTATTAAATGCAGGCCTCAACTTAGAGTATCAGGCTAAAAAATTCACTTTAAGTTCCGTCACAGGCTTCCAACATCTAAAAGATCGCATGTTTATGGATCAGGATTTCTCTATAGCCGACATGTTTAATCTGATTCAAAAACAAAAGCAAAGCACCATCAGTCAGGAGTTTACCTTCAAAAGTAAAGGAAACAAACGCTGGCAATGGGTGACCGGCGTATCCGGGTTCTATCAATGGTTAGATATGAATGCACCTGTAACCTTTAAACAAGACGGTTTATCTATGATTCAGGAATACATGGATGAGGCAATGGCTTCAACTCCAGTAAGAGTAAAGATACTAAATGAGACAATGCCCATATCCGGCCGGTTCAACATGCCTACCATGGGAGCAGCGCTCTTTCACGAAAGCACTTTTAATAATGTAATTTGGGAAGGCTTAAGTGCCACAATAGGTTTACGTGCAGATTACGAGAACATGAAGATTGCCTATAACTCCGGCTGCGTACTCAGTACTCAGACTTACATGAACGGAGCAGCTATGGGAGGAGCAACTGACAACGAATATATAATAGTGGGAAAGGAAAAAAATGATTACTGGATTCTTCTTCCTAAATTTGCATTGAAATACGCCTTCAATAATCGTAATAATATCTATGCATCTGTTACCCGGGGACATAGAAGCGGCGGATACAATGTGCAAATGTTCTCAGATCTCATAGAAGGCCAGATGACAACTCAGTCGAGCACAAACAATGTGAAAGATGTGATTAGTTACAAACCGGAATATGCATGGAACTACGAGTTGGGTAGTCACTTTACACTCTGGGAAGGCAAACTATGGGCAGACATGGCAACATTCGTAATGGATACCAGAGACCAACAGATTGCACAGTTCTCTCCTAGCCAAATGGGCCGTATGATGGTAAATGCCGGACACAGTCGTAGCTACGGCGCTGAATTGGCGTTACGGGCAAAACTAACAAATGCGCTTAGTATGAACACAAGCTACGGATACACAAACGCCACTTTTATTAATTTTGATGATGGGCAGGCTAATTATAAAGACAAACATGTTCCCTTCATCCCACAACAAACCCTGACCGTAGGCGCAGAGTATGCGGTGAAATGTGATGAGCACTCTATGTTCGACGAAGTACGCTTCTTAGTTAACTATTCCGGAGCAGGAAAAATTTATTGGACGGAAAGTAACGATGTAGCACAAAACTTCTATGGAACAGTAAACTGGAAAATCTGCACATCGATAGGTAATGCACAAATAGATCTTTGGTCACGTAACTTCCTAAACAAGAAATACAATACATTCTATTTCGAGTCATCGGGACAAGGCTACGCACAACAAGCCCGTCCAATGCAATTCGGAGTAGATTTGCGTTGTCGATTCTAA
- a CDS encoding LuxR C-terminal-related transcriptional regulator: protein MEIAVITPDTLSAIGLKKLLSEISPNFVIRTFADYGSLVDDTPDMYTWYFISSQTYVLYNSFFLPRKEKTVILMHGISFNTVSAGNHILNIFLPEKRMKAELTKFFSDSIPMSIPEEEQELSAREIEVLVLVTKGFINKEIADKLNISLTTVITHRKNITEKLGIKSVSGLTMYAVMNGYVEADRI, encoded by the coding sequence ATGGAAATAGCTGTAATCACTCCGGATACACTCTCAGCCATCGGACTAAAAAAACTTCTGAGCGAGATTAGTCCTAATTTTGTCATTCGTACTTTTGCCGATTATGGTTCTTTAGTCGATGACACCCCTGATATGTACACCTGGTATTTTATTTCTTCGCAAACGTACGTATTATATAACTCTTTCTTCTTACCCCGAAAGGAGAAAACAGTGATTTTGATGCATGGCATTAGTTTTAATACTGTTTCCGCCGGCAATCATATTCTAAATATCTTTCTTCCGGAAAAAAGGATGAAAGCAGAATTAACCAAGTTTTTCTCCGACAGTATCCCTATGAGCATTCCTGAAGAAGAGCAAGAGCTTTCGGCCCGCGAAATAGAAGTATTGGTGCTGGTCACCAAAGGATTTATTAATAAAGAAATAGCCGACAAACTAAACATCAGCCTGACGACGGTAATCACTCACCGCAAAAACATTACCGAAAAGTTAGGAATAAAGTCCGTATCGGGGCTTACCATGTATGCTGTAATGAATGGATATGTGGAAGCCGACCGGATATAA
- a CDS encoding FAD-dependent protein: MIQEYQLRILPEQAASEQVLNQYIAREKGLNLDKITATRILKRSIDARQRTVLVNLSVRVYINEMPADDEYVHTSYNNVEEKPQVIVVGAGPGGLFAALRLIELGLKPIIVERGKCVRERKTDIALISREHIVNPESNYSFGEGGAGAFSDGKLYTRSKKRGNVDKILNVFCQHGASTSILADAHPHIGTDKLPKVIENMRNTILSCGGEMHFNTRMVALIIKENKLQGIETNTGETFLGPVILATGHSARDVYRWLAENNVAIEAKGLAVGIRLEHPSELIDKIQYHNQEGRGKYLPAAEYNFVTQVDGRGVYSFCMCPGGFIVPAASGPEQVVVNGMSPFNRGSKWSNSGMVVEIQPNDPEVDKWMTSNGITDNRPSVLKSMRFQEELERQSWLQGGMCQTAPAQRMVDFTNRKLGSELPKSSYGPGLVASPLHFWLPDFISKRLSQGFIQFGRTSRGFLTNEAVMIGVETRTSSPVRIVRDKETLQHTVIHGLFPCGEGAGYAGGIVSAGIDGEHCAEAVAALINKNS; encoded by the coding sequence ATGATACAAGAATACCAATTACGAATTCTGCCAGAGCAGGCAGCCAGCGAGCAAGTATTGAACCAGTATATTGCACGTGAGAAAGGTTTAAACTTAGATAAAATAACAGCTACACGCATTCTGAAAAGAAGCATCGACGCACGCCAACGAACCGTGCTGGTAAATCTAAGTGTAAGGGTTTACATCAATGAAATGCCGGCAGACGATGAATATGTGCACACTTCTTATAATAATGTGGAAGAAAAGCCACAGGTGATTGTGGTAGGAGCAGGCCCTGGAGGACTCTTCGCCGCCTTACGGCTGATAGAGTTGGGGTTGAAGCCTATTATTGTAGAACGTGGAAAATGTGTGAGGGAACGCAAAACAGATATTGCACTTATCAGCCGGGAACATATAGTAAATCCTGAATCGAATTATAGCTTTGGAGAAGGAGGTGCAGGAGCTTTCTCTGACGGAAAGTTATATACCCGAAGCAAAAAACGCGGAAATGTGGATAAGATATTGAATGTATTCTGCCAGCACGGAGCAAGCACTTCCATCTTAGCCGACGCACATCCGCATATTGGTACGGACAAGTTGCCAAAGGTTATTGAGAATATGCGCAATACCATCCTTTCTTGTGGCGGTGAGATGCACTTTAACACCCGAATGGTTGCTCTAATTATCAAGGAGAATAAATTGCAAGGCATAGAGACAAACACCGGAGAAACTTTTCTGGGACCTGTAATTCTAGCCACAGGCCATTCGGCACGCGATGTTTATCGCTGGTTGGCAGAGAACAATGTAGCTATTGAGGCCAAGGGACTCGCTGTTGGCATTCGCCTTGAACATCCATCGGAACTGATAGACAAAATACAATATCATAATCAGGAAGGTCGAGGCAAGTATTTACCCGCTGCAGAGTATAATTTCGTTACGCAAGTAGACGGACGCGGAGTATATAGCTTTTGTATGTGTCCGGGTGGTTTTATAGTGCCCGCAGCCAGTGGCCCGGAACAAGTTGTAGTAAACGGCATGTCACCTTTTAACCGCGGATCTAAGTGGAGCAACTCAGGAATGGTCGTAGAGATACAGCCAAACGATCCCGAAGTAGATAAATGGATGACTAGTAATGGCATAACCGATAACAGACCCTCCGTACTTAAAAGTATGCGGTTTCAGGAAGAACTCGAAAGACAAAGCTGGTTGCAAGGTGGCATGTGCCAGACAGCTCCGGCACAGCGCATGGTAGATTTCACAAATCGCAAACTAGGTAGTGAATTGCCTAAATCCTCTTACGGCCCGGGGCTGGTGGCTTCACCTCTACATTTCTGGTTACCGGATTTTATTTCAAAAAGGTTGTCGCAAGGTTTCATACAATTTGGGCGTACAAGCCGCGGATTCCTGACCAACGAAGCAGTGATGATCGGTGTAGAAACTCGGACTTCTTCGCCTGTACGCATCGTACGGGACAAAGAAACGCTGCAGCACACTGTTATTCATGGACTTTTTCCTTGCGGAGAAGGAGCGGGATACGCCGGAGGTATTGTCTCTGCCGGTATTGACGGAGAACATTGCGCTGAAGCAGTGGCTGCCCTTATAAACAAAAATAGTTAA
- the radA gene encoding DNA repair protein RadA, whose amino-acid sequence MAKEKTVYVCNNCGQESPKWVGKCSGCGEWNTYVEEIVRKETTNKRPVSGIETVKAKPITLDNIEADDEPRMDMHDEELNRVLGGGLVPGSLVLIGGEPGIGKSTLVLQTVLRMPERRILYVSGEESARQLKLRADRLTNASSDCLIVCETSLEQIYVHIKNTQPDLVIIDSIQTVSTEVLESSPGSIAQVRECAASILRFAKETHTAVLLIGHINKEGSIAGPKVLEHIVDAVLQFEGDQHYMYRILRSIKNRFGSTAELGIYEMRQDGLRQVSNPSELLLSQDHEGMSGVAIASAIEGVRPFLIETQALVSSAVYGNPQRSATGFDIRRMNMLLAVLEKRVGFKLAQKDVFLNIAGGLKVNDPAIDLAVISAILSSNMDTSIESDISMAGEIGLSGEIRPVNRIEQRIGEAEKLGFKRFVLPKYNLQGIDIKRIKIELIPVRKVEEAFRALFG is encoded by the coding sequence ATGGCAAAAGAAAAAACCGTTTATGTATGCAACAATTGCGGGCAGGAGTCGCCCAAATGGGTAGGTAAATGTTCCGGTTGCGGAGAGTGGAATACCTATGTAGAAGAAATTGTACGAAAAGAAACCACTAACAAACGCCCTGTATCGGGAATAGAAACGGTAAAAGCAAAACCAATCACACTAGACAACATTGAGGCTGACGATGAGCCGCGAATGGATATGCACGACGAGGAACTAAACAGGGTATTGGGCGGCGGACTGGTTCCGGGTTCACTAGTACTTATTGGTGGCGAACCGGGCATAGGGAAATCTACATTGGTGCTACAAACGGTACTCCGCATGCCCGAACGACGCATACTATATGTTTCCGGCGAAGAGAGTGCCCGCCAATTAAAGCTACGGGCAGACAGACTCACCAATGCCTCGAGCGATTGCCTCATCGTTTGCGAAACTTCTCTGGAACAAATATATGTGCACATAAAGAATACCCAGCCCGATTTGGTCATCATCGATTCCATACAAACCGTATCTACGGAGGTACTTGAATCTTCTCCCGGCAGCATTGCCCAAGTGCGCGAATGCGCAGCCTCCATTTTGCGTTTCGCTAAAGAAACTCACACAGCGGTGTTACTTATCGGGCATATTAATAAGGAAGGAAGCATTGCCGGGCCCAAAGTATTGGAGCATATTGTAGATGCGGTGTTACAGTTTGAAGGAGATCAACATTATATGTATCGTATATTGCGAAGCATTAAAAATAGATTTGGAAGTACTGCCGAACTGGGTATTTATGAAATGCGACAAGATGGGCTACGACAAGTGAGCAATCCGTCGGAGTTGCTGCTTTCGCAAGATCACGAAGGCATGAGCGGTGTAGCCATTGCTTCGGCCATAGAAGGAGTCAGACCATTCCTCATCGAAACACAGGCCTTGGTTAGTTCCGCTGTTTACGGCAACCCGCAACGCTCGGCAACAGGGTTCGATATCCGCAGAATGAACATGCTTTTAGCTGTGCTAGAGAAACGGGTAGGTTTTAAACTTGCCCAAAAAGATGTTTTTCTTAATATTGCCGGGGGACTAAAAGTAAATGATCCGGCCATAGATTTGGCCGTGATTAGTGCCATTCTATCTTCGAACATGGATACAAGTATTGAATCGGATATCTCCATGGCGGGCGAGATAGGGCTTTCGGGCGAGATCCGTCCGGTAAACCGTATAGAACAACGCATAGGTGAAGCTGAAAAGCTTGGTTTTAAACGATTCGTATTACCAAAATATAATTTGCAGGGAATAGACATCAAGAGAATAAAAATAGAATTAATACCTGTAAGAAAGGTAGAAGAAGCTTTTAGAGCCTTGTTTGGCTAA